From the Daphnia magna isolate NIES linkage group LG3, ASM2063170v1.1, whole genome shotgun sequence genome, one window contains:
- the LOC123470657 gene encoding uncharacterized protein LOC123470657, which translates to MATTAFKPYGKPPPFDLDEYKDSFELWHKKWTIFLSLSTIDSALNAGDRGLYKAHTLLSCLSTDTLQAVLSMGLTDAQLDDHTVVIDHLRARCNAGRNRHVWRQQFAAKKQGIQQAADDWLCELRDLARKCEFATDCCASCEPTRILGQLIFGVESDEVRVKLLEHGATLSLDQALTIIRTAKASNKQLKNLKTGDAAAIQGATSSYKRFKQKSSNPPVGGSSSAGAKFTGCWNCGSKTRCKPLTACPAQGKECKKCGLLNHYFRVCRNPKTVKKQQGIYIDPSPPTVGAVNASDLVELAVNPEKWTSSLLINFLPDTGADLDAIPESLYKRKLSKVALQKGVQPVTAVGSPIISIGVFSAVIVWTTRDKVSRSVNTAVHVLRELKQPVLSKRSQQTLGMLPAAYPHAYVGMVASTPPTDKQRHADLKTLMNVCPRIFDGTCHQMSGPPCHFQLMENSQPVAMRGSRPISVPLLPRVKAELDNLESANIIRRVAVRTIPPGMKFFTVIDALKGYHQVPLDDESIDLTTFSTPFGRYQYLRLPFGVSHAGDDYCRRVSEVFDDLLNCRRIVEDILVYSATYDEHIEAVRKLFHRAAAHNVAINTTKIVFAQPAVTFGGYVVDADGFRPDPELTRAIREFPTPGSITDVRSFFGLCQQVGNFSDQLAAALDPLPPLLKTGYTCAETRYAMIELECLSAAWAMNKCRQFLEGLPSLELVTDHKPLVPILNSYALDKLDNPRLLRLRLKMQRYSFIARWVPGKQNSDADALSRAPVDKATTSDELGEGLPSFQGKIALMSLSGNQLSQTDPNLDPVLEKIKCAAAIDPVMVKLRNQIISGFPNDKCNLDSDLRPFWSVKESLAIDDSDDMIVMGPRVVIPHSIRANILRDLVQMHQGATKTRQRARLSVYWPNIDNDIVNATRNCKTCTKHLPSQQPEPFRVRPPATRPFEQIHADLGEVNGRHFLVMVDSFSGWPHVVAFRDRKTTARNVIGHIRNFFSSVGAPVTFWSDNGPQFGAAEFQRFLTDWGITSLMSSPYYAQSNGRAEAEIDSMKTLIRGSWTAGAFNEEKFAKSILLFRNAPRSEQVQHS; encoded by the exons ATGGCGACTACGGCATTCAAGCCGTATGGTAAACCTCCTCCTTTTGATTTAGATGAATACAAAGACTCTTTTGAATTATGGCACAAGAAATGGACAATTTTTCTCAGTTTGTCGACGATTGATTCGGCACTCAACGCAGGTGATCGGGGCTTATACAAGGCTCATACTCTGCTATCGTGTTTATCAACCGACACACTTCAAGCTGTACTTTCCATGGGCCTCACCGACGCTCAGCTTGACGACCATACGGTTGTCATCGACCATCTCCGTGCTCGTTGCAATGCCGGCCGCAACCGCCACGTGTGGCGCCAACAGTTTGCCGCCAAAAAGCAAGGCATTCAACAAGCAGCAGACGATTGGTTGTGTGAGTTGCGGGATTTAGCCCGTAAATGTGAATTTGCTACAGATTGTTGTGCTAGCTGTGAACCGACCCGCATATTAGGCCAACTAATTTTCGGCGTAGAAAGTGACGAAGTTCGTGTTAAACTACTTGAACACGGAGCAACTTTATCACTTGATCAGGCGCTGACAATTATTCGAACTGCAAAAGCCTCCAACAAGCAGTTGAAGAATTTAAAGACAGGTGATGCTGCGGCAATTCAAGGCGCGACTTCTTCTTACAAGcgtttcaaacaaaaatccagCAATCCGCCAGTAGGTGGCAGCAGTTCAGCAGGCGCAAAATTCACGGGTTGCTGGAATTGCGGATCAAAGACACGTTGTAAGCCTTTGACGGCCTGTCCGGCCCAAGGGAAAGAGTGTAAAAAGTGCGGCCTACTGAACCATTACTTTAGAGTTTGCCGGAACCcaaaaacagttaaaaaacAACAGGGCATTTACATTGACCCCTCCCCTCCGACAGTGGGGGCTGTGAACGCGAGTGATTTAGTGGAACTGGCCGTCAATCCGGAAAAATGGACATCATCGTTATTGATCAATTTTCTCCCAGATACAGGTGCTGACCTAGACGCCATCCCAGAATCCCTCTACAAGCGGAAGTTAAGCAAGGTGGCGCTGCAAAAAGGTGTACAACCAGTTACAGCAGTTGGGAGCCCGATTATCAGCATTGGCGTGTTTAGTGCGGTTATTGTGTGGACGACACGTGACAAAGTGTCCCGATCAGTAAACACCGCCGTTCACGTGTTGCGCGAATTGAAGCAGCCAGTGTTGTCCAAAAGGAGCCAACAGACGTTGGGAATGCTTCCAGCCGCCTATCCGCACGCATACGTTGGAATGGTGGCGAGCACGCCACCTACTGACAAACAACGACATGCCGATCTCAAAACTCTCATGAACGTATGCCCGCGGATTTTTGACGGAACCTGCCACCAGATGTCGGGACCACCATGCCATTTCCAGTTGATGGAGAACTCGCAGCCTGTGGCAATGAGGGGCTCTCGCCCAATATCCGTCCCTTTGCTGCCAAGAGTTAAGGCAGAGTTGGACAATCTCGAATCTGCTAACATCATCCGAAGAGTG GCAGTGCGCACCATTCCGCCCGGAATGAAATTTTTCACAGTCATTGATGCGCTGAAAGGGTATCATCAGgtaccgctagatgacgaatCGATCGACCTGACAACATTTTCTACTCCCTTCGGGCGATATCAGTACCTTCGTCTTCCGTTCGGCGTCTCGCATGCAGGTGACGACTACTGCCGTCGAGTGTCGGAAGTGTTTGATGATCTCCTGAATTGTCGACGCATCGTTGAAGATATTCTCGTATACTCCGCAACGTACGATGAGCACATCGAAGCGGTACGAAAATTATTCCATCGAGCAGCAGCTCACAACGTGGCCATCAACACCACCAAAATAGTTTTCGCCCAGCCCGCTGTTACTTTTGGCGGTTACGTCGTCGATGCTGACGGTTTTCGCCCGGATCCAGAGCTCACCCGAGCTATCCGCGAGTTTCCAACACCCGGCTCGATTACAGACGTCCGTTCATTTTTTGGACTTTGCCAGCAAGTTGGCAATTTTTCTGACCAGCTGGCCGCTGCATTAGATCCATTACCCCCACTGCTCAAAACTGGCTACACATG TGCTGAAACACGTTATGCCATGATCGAACTCGAGTGTTTAAGTGCGGCATGGGCTATGAATAAGTGTCGTCAGTTTCTTGAAGGACTTCCTTCGTTGGAATTAGTGACGGACCACAAACCATTAGTGCCCATTCTGAACAGTTACGCTCTAGACAAACTAGACAACCCCCGTTTGCTTCGTTTACGCCTTAAGATGCAGCGCTACTCATTTATTGCTCGTTGGGTGCCCGGAAAACAAAACTCCGATGCTGATGCCCTCTCTCGAGCGCCGGTCGATAAAGCAACCACTAGTGATGAACTGGGTGAAGGTTTGCCATCTTTTCAGGGAAAAATTGCTCTGATGAGTCTTTCCGGCAATCAGCTATCACAAACTGATCCGAATCTCGACCCAGTGTTAGAAAAGATTAAGTGTGCTGCAGCCATCGATCCGGTTATGGTAAAACTGAGAAATCAAATCATCTCAGGTTTTCCAAACGACAAATGTAATTTAGACAGTGACTTGCGTCCCTTTTGGAGTGTAAAAGAAAGTTTAGCAATCGATGACTCAGATGACATGATTGTAATGGGACCTCGTGTCGTTATTCCGCATTCTATTCGTGCAAACATCCTGCGTGATTTAGTGCAGATGCACCAAGGTGCAACAAAAACACGTCAACGAGCCCGTTTATCGGTATACTGGCCGAACATTGATAATGACATTGTGAACGCCACCAGAAATTGTAAAACGTGTACAAAACATCTACCTTCACAGCAACCAGAGCCGTTTCGAGTCCGTCCACCAGCAACGCGTCCGTTTGAACAAATCCATGCGGATCTAGGCGAAGTGAATGGCCGCCATTTTTTAGTGATGGTGGATTCATTCAGTGGTTGGCCTCATGTGGTTGCATTTCGTGacagaaaaacaacagcaCGCAATGTCATTGGCCATatccgtaattttttttctagcgtAGGAGCTCCAGTCACCTTTTGGTCCGACAACGGGCCGCAGTTTGGTGCAGCAGAGTTCCAGCGTTTTCTCACGGATTGGGGGATTACTTCCCTCATGTCTTCACCATATTATGCTCAATCCAATGGCCGGGCTGAAGCAGAAATCGACTCAATGAAGACGCTCATCCGTGGATCATGGACAGCTGGCGCATTTAACGAAGAGAAATTCGCCAAAAGTATCCTGCTTTTCCGAAACGCGCCGCGATCTGAGCAAGTCCAGCACAGTTGA